A window of the Fuscovulum sp. genome harbors these coding sequences:
- the mutM gene encoding bifunctional DNA-formamidopyrimidine glycosylase/DNA-(apurinic or apyrimidinic site) lyase, translated as MPELPEVETVRRGLLPAMEGRVITRATVNRPDLRWPFPPGMADRLTGARVLLLRRRSKYILADISTGETLLIHLGMSGRMLISPPPFLGEGVAPETRETLGEWHHHHPAPEKHDHVVLDMEDGTRITFNDARRFGAMDMMPTATADTHPLLAVLGPEPLGNDFSETYLTARLKGRNTPIKSALLDQHIIAGLGNIYVCETLYRARIHPARKAGRIAAPRAAALVPLIRDVLTEAITAGGSSLRDYRQADGELGYFQHSFQVYGREGQPCLSPGCTDTIHRIVQSGRSSFYCPSCQR; from the coding sequence ATGCCCGAACTGCCCGAGGTTGAAACCGTCCGCCGCGGCCTGCTGCCCGCGATGGAAGGGCGCGTCATAACCCGCGCCACCGTCAACCGCCCCGATCTGCGCTGGCCCTTCCCGCCCGGCATGGCCGACCGGCTGACCGGCGCGCGCGTGCTGTTGCTCCGCCGCAGGTCCAAATACATCCTCGCGGATATTTCCACCGGCGAAACCCTCCTCATCCACCTCGGTATGTCGGGAAGGATGCTCATCTCCCCTCCGCCGTTCTTGGGTGAGGGGGTGGCCCCTGAAACACGTGAAACCCTCGGCGAATGGCACCACCACCACCCTGCGCCGGAAAAGCACGATCACGTGGTCCTTGATATGGAAGATGGCACCCGCATCACCTTCAACGATGCCCGCCGCTTCGGCGCGATGGACATGATGCCCACCGCCACCGCCGACACCCACCCGCTGCTTGCCGTTCTCGGCCCGGAACCGCTGGGCAATGATTTCAGCGAAACCTACCTCACGGCCCGGCTCAAGGGCCGCAACACGCCCATCAAATCTGCCCTGCTCGATCAGCATATCATCGCGGGCCTGGGCAATATCTATGTCTGCGAAACGCTCTACCGCGCCCGGATCCACCCCGCGCGCAAGGCAGGCCGCATCGCCGCCCCCCGCGCCGCTGCCCTTGTCCCGCTGATCCGCGATGTGCTGACCGAGGCGATCACCGCCGGCGGTTCCTCCCTGCGCGATTACCGTCAGGCTGATGGCGAGCTTGGCTATTTCCAGCACAGCTTTCAGGTCTATGGCCGCGAAGGCCAGCCCTGCCTCTCCCCCGGTTGCACCGACACGATCCACCGCATCGTCCAATCGGGCCGATCCTCCTTTTATTGCCCCTCCTGCCAAAGGTGA
- a CDS encoding carbohydrate ABC transporter permease: MRGVVLRVAIFAALAAFILLPLAQTFLLSFMSTLPRDGMVEGEWSLINYRNIAADPALTGSIINSMIYVLLNVALCIGAGLPAAYALSRYRFVGDRHFLFLLLAFRVTPPVVLSLPIFILFANVGLVNTPVGIALVHCLFNLPIAIWILESFISAVPKEFDETAFIDGHSLPSFMLRHLVPAIAPGIGVAAFFCFIFSWVEVVFARILTVTAGKPITMAINALFGFQTDIGLVMAMTVVSLVPGLGMIWFVRNHIARGFEMRA, from the coding sequence ATGAGGGGGGTGGTTCTGCGGGTGGCCATCTTTGCGGCCTTGGCAGCGTTCATCCTGTTGCCGTTGGCGCAGACATTTCTGCTGTCTTTCATGTCCACCCTGCCGCGCGACGGGATGGTTGAAGGGGAGTGGAGCCTGATCAACTATCGCAACATCGCGGCGGATCCGGCGCTGACTGGGTCAATTATCAATTCGATGATCTATGTGCTGCTGAATGTGGCGCTTTGCATCGGGGCGGGGTTGCCTGCGGCCTATGCGCTGTCGCGGTATCGGTTCGTGGGGGACCGGCATTTCCTGTTCCTGCTGTTGGCGTTCCGGGTGACGCCGCCGGTGGTTCTGTCGCTGCCGATCTTCATTCTGTTTGCCAATGTGGGGCTGGTGAACACGCCGGTGGGGATTGCGCTGGTGCATTGCCTGTTCAACCTGCCCATCGCGATCTGGATTCTGGAAAGCTTCATTTCCGCGGTGCCGAAGGAGTTTGACGAGACGGCCTTTATCGACGGCCATTCTTTGCCATCCTTCATGCTGCGCCATCTGGTGCCGGCGATTGCGCCGGGGATCGGGGTGGCGGCGTTTTTCTGTTTCATCTTTTCCTGGGTGGAGGTGGTCTTTGCCCGCATCCTGACGGTGACGGCAGGCAAGCCGATCACCATGGCGATCAACGCCCTTTTCGGGTTTCAGACGGATATCGGGCTTGTCATGGCGATGACGGTGGTGTCGCTGGTGCCGGGGCTGGGGATGATCTGGTTCGTTCGCAACCACATCGCGCGGGGGTTCGAGATGCGCGCCTGA
- a CDS encoding enoyl-CoA hydratase → MAYETLIVEIEDYIALIRLNRPEALNALNARLMQELAAALAAADRNDKVRCIVVTGSEKAFAAGADVKEMAEKSFTEVFFDDLFAPEADAIARIRKPVIAAVAGYCLGGGCELAMMCDFIIAADTAKFGQPEINLGIVAGMGGTQRLTRAVGKAKAMDMNLTGRFMDASEAERCGLVSRVVPAKDLLAEAMKAAGKIAQKSAITTMIVKEAVNRAQETTLREGILFERRMFHAAFATEDQKEGMSAFLEKREPQFRDR, encoded by the coding sequence ATGGCCTATGAGACGCTCATCGTCGAGATCGAGGATTACATCGCCCTCATCCGCCTGAACCGGCCCGAGGCGCTCAACGCCCTCAACGCCCGGCTGATGCAAGAGCTGGCCGCCGCACTCGCCGCCGCCGACCGTAATGACAAGGTGCGCTGTATCGTCGTCACCGGATCGGAAAAGGCCTTCGCCGCCGGTGCGGATGTCAAGGAAATGGCCGAAAAGTCATTTACCGAGGTCTTCTTCGACGATCTCTTCGCGCCCGAGGCCGACGCCATCGCCCGCATCCGCAAGCCGGTCATCGCCGCTGTGGCGGGCTATTGTCTGGGGGGCGGCTGCGAACTCGCCATGATGTGCGATTTCATCATCGCTGCTGACACCGCCAAGTTTGGCCAGCCCGAAATCAACCTCGGCATCGTGGCCGGCATGGGCGGCACGCAGCGCCTCACCCGCGCCGTCGGCAAAGCCAAGGCGATGGATATGAACCTCACCGGACGGTTCATGGACGCGTCCGAAGCAGAACGCTGCGGCCTTGTCAGCCGTGTCGTCCCCGCCAAGGACCTTCTGGCCGAGGCGATGAAAGCCGCCGGCAAGATCGCCCAGAAATCCGCAATCACCACCATGATCGTCAAAGAAGCCGTCAACCGCGCGCAAGAGACGACCCTGCGCGAAGGCATCCTTTTTGAACGCCGCATGTTCCACGCGGCTTTCGCCACCGAAGATCAGAAAGAAGGCATGTCCGCCTTCCTTGAAAAGCGCGAACCCCAGTTCCGCGACCGCTGA
- a CDS encoding ribbon-helix-helix domain-containing protein, which yields MCQVFAGQDPARYESITRRLRLNGQSTSIRLERAFWEIIDEIAAGEGTTTPAFVSKLHSEVLEQRGEPENFTSLLRCACLIHMDRRAQIGAAHALAAE from the coding sequence ATGTGCCAGGTTTTCGCGGGGCAAGACCCCGCTCGATATGAAAGCATCACCCGCCGCCTGCGGCTGAACGGCCAAAGCACCAGCATCCGTCTCGAACGCGCGTTTTGGGAAATCATCGACGAAATCGCCGCCGGCGAAGGCACCACCACCCCCGCCTTCGTGTCCAAACTCCATTCCGAAGTGCTGGAACAACGGGGCGAGCCGGAAAACTTCACCTCGCTTCTGCGCTGCGCCTGCCTCATCCATATGGATCGCCGCGCCCAGATCGGGGCCGCCCACGCGCTCGCCGCAGAATGA
- the ubiE gene encoding bifunctional demethylmenaquinone methyltransferase/2-methoxy-6-polyprenyl-1,4-benzoquinol methylase UbiE, whose translation MTDEDQGTTHFGFQTVPEGDKAGMVHGVFTRVASRYDIMNDLMSGGVHRLWKDAMMDWLAPRPGQRLLDVAGGTGDVAFRFLKRAAGASAVVLDMTESMLVEGRKRAEAERQADRLDWVVGDAMALPFPDNSFDVYTISFGIRNVTRVQDALSEAYRVLRPGGRLMVLEFSRIPNDLLQKAYDAYSFNVIPVMGQIVAKDRDSYQYLVESIRKFPDQETFASMIRKAGFGQVKYRNLTMGVAALHSGWKL comes from the coding sequence ATGACCGACGAAGATCAAGGCACCACCCATTTCGGCTTTCAAACCGTGCCGGAGGGCGACAAGGCCGGCATGGTGCATGGCGTCTTTACCCGTGTGGCGAGCCGCTATGACATCATGAACGATCTGATGTCGGGCGGGGTGCATCGGTTGTGGAAGGACGCGATGATGGATTGGCTGGCCCCGCGACCGGGCCAGCGTCTGCTGGATGTGGCCGGGGGAACGGGGGATGTGGCGTTCCGTTTCCTGAAGCGCGCGGCGGGGGCATCGGCGGTGGTGCTGGACATGACCGAATCCATGCTGGTGGAAGGCCGCAAGCGGGCAGAGGCGGAACGGCAGGCAGATCGGCTGGATTGGGTGGTGGGCGATGCGATGGCCCTGCCCTTTCCGGACAATTCCTTTGACGTCTACACGATCAGCTTTGGCATCCGGAACGTGACCCGGGTGCAGGATGCGCTGAGCGAGGCCTATCGTGTGCTGCGGCCCGGTGGGCGGTTGATGGTGCTGGAGTTCAGCCGGATCCCGAATGACCTGCTGCAAAAGGCCTATGACGCCTATTCCTTCAACGTGATCCCGGTGATGGGGCAGATCGTGGCGAAGGATCGGGACAGCTATCAGTATCTGGTGGAATCGATCCGCAAGTTTCCCGATCAGGAGACGTTCGCCAGCATGATCCGCAAGGCGGGGTTCGGGCAGGTGAAGTATCGCAACCTGACGATGGGCGTGGCGGCGCTGCATTCCGGCTGGAAGCTTTGA
- a CDS encoding VOC family protein, which translates to MAKAIHSMIRVLDEARSVAFYDTAFGLKVADRLDFESFTLVYLSNAETGFELELTINKGRTEPYNLGDGYGHLAFSVGDVGAEHARLTTAGLAPRKLVDFAPGGSVIARFFFIADPDGYQIEVLQRAGRYL; encoded by the coding sequence TTGGCCAAGGCCATTCACAGCATGATCCGCGTGCTTGATGAAGCACGCTCAGTTGCGTTTTACGATACGGCCTTCGGGCTCAAGGTCGCGGATCGGCTTGATTTCGAAAGTTTCACCCTCGTCTACCTGTCAAACGCAGAGACCGGGTTCGAACTGGAACTCACCATCAACAAGGGCCGGACAGAGCCTTACAATCTGGGCGATGGCTATGGCCACCTCGCTTTTTCCGTCGGTGACGTCGGTGCCGAACATGCCCGCCTCACGACTGCCGGGCTTGCCCCGCGCAAGCTGGTGGATTTCGCCCCCGGCGGCAGCGTGATCGCCCGCTTCTTCTTCATCGCCGACCCGGACGGCTACCAGATCGAGGTTCTGCAAAGGGCCGGCCG
- a CDS encoding sugar ABC transporter permease — protein MKPYRNEAWLLMLPAAAVMAFVGVIPLVAVFNYSLHDIFSLQDVHWVGVEWYEEIVTSARFHASLGRSLLFSAVILLVQVPLGVGIALLLRRAGRWAVAVLMLVALPLVVPWNMIAMMWLGLIDPQTGIVGQALAAAGIGFDWKFTALHTWVLLVVMDTWHWIGLVVILAYAGLSGISPDYYRAAAIDGASRVAVFRFIELPKIAGPLGIVLLLRFVDSFMIYTEAFSINAGGPDMATHFLAIDLGEEIKGFSYGSAAARSMVYFLIVITVVWAFVRISGLSRQEERG, from the coding sequence ATGAAACCCTATCGAAATGAGGCTTGGCTGTTGATGCTGCCTGCGGCGGCGGTGATGGCTTTTGTTGGGGTGATCCCGCTGGTGGCGGTGTTCAACTATTCCCTGCATGACATCTTTTCCCTGCAGGATGTGCATTGGGTGGGGGTGGAGTGGTATGAAGAGATCGTCACATCCGCCCGGTTTCACGCGAGCCTTGGACGGAGCCTTCTGTTTTCCGCCGTGATCCTGCTGGTGCAGGTGCCACTGGGGGTGGGGATCGCGCTGCTGTTGCGGCGGGCGGGGCGCTGGGCGGTGGCGGTGCTGATGCTGGTAGCGCTGCCGTTGGTGGTGCCGTGGAACATGATCGCGATGATGTGGCTGGGGCTGATCGATCCGCAGACGGGGATCGTGGGGCAGGCGTTGGCGGCGGCGGGGATCGGGTTCGACTGGAAGTTCACCGCGCTGCACACGTGGGTTTTGCTGGTGGTGATGGATACCTGGCACTGGATCGGGCTGGTGGTGATCTTGGCCTATGCGGGGCTGTCGGGGATATCGCCGGATTACTATCGCGCGGCGGCGATTGACGGGGCATCGCGGGTGGCGGTGTTCCGGTTCATCGAATTGCCCAAGATCGCGGGGCCGCTGGGCATCGTGCTACTGCTGCGGTTTGTGGACAGTTTCATGATCTATACCGAGGCGTTTTCGATCAATGCGGGCGGGCCGGATATGGCAACGCATTTTCTGGCGATTGATCTGGGGGAAGAGATCAAGGGGTTCAGCTATGGGTCGGCGGCGGCGCGGTCGATGGTCTATTTCCTGATCGTGATCACGGTGGTCTGGGCCTTTGTGCGGATCAGCGGCCTGTCGCGGCAGGAGGAGCGGGGATGA
- the rpsT gene encoding 30S ribosomal protein S20, whose protein sequence is MANTAQSKKRARQSETRFAINKARRSRIRTFVRKVEEAIASGNAEAAVAALRAAQPELDRGVTKGILHANTVSRKISRLAARVKALATPAA, encoded by the coding sequence ATGGCAAATACTGCCCAGTCCAAAAAGCGCGCCCGTCAATCCGAGACCCGTTTCGCGATCAACAAGGCCCGCCGCTCGCGTATTCGTACCTTCGTGCGCAAGGTCGAAGAGGCGATCGCCTCCGGCAATGCCGAAGCTGCTGTCGCCGCCCTGCGCGCCGCCCAGCCCGAACTTGATCGTGGCGTGACCAAAGGCATCCTGCACGCCAACACCGTGTCGCGCAAAATCTCGCGCCTCGCGGCCCGCGTGAAGGCCCTGGCAACCCCCGCCGCCTGA
- the dnaA gene encoding chromosomal replication initiator protein DnaA → MTNETWGLVREELIKRVGRNNYVTWIEPLKFFDLKQGVARFEVPTSFFGDWVSRNFSDHIRAQMNTAGAQVDRVEFSVANRPAAPEAPAARPVAAAQRAKQPARGTDHDEVPGAPLDARFTFDTFVVGKPNELAHAAARRVAEGGPVSFNPLFLYGGVGLGKTHLMHAIAHELQTRQPHLRVLYLSAEQFMYRFVQALRERQIMDFKELFRSVDVLMVDDVQFIAGKDSTQEEFFHTFNALVDQNKQIVISADRAPGEIKDLEDRIKSRLQCGLVVDLHPTDYELRLGILQQKVELYRSQYRGLVLADGVLEFLAHRITTNVRVLEGALTRLFAFASLVGREITLELAQDCLADILRASDRKLTIEEIQRKVAEHYNIRLSDMIGPKRVRTIARPRQIAMYLAKQLTPRSLPEIGRRFGGRDHTTIMHGVRKIEELMATDSQLNDDLQMLRRQLQG, encoded by the coding sequence ATGACGAACGAGACTTGGGGTTTGGTCCGCGAGGAACTGATCAAGAGGGTTGGCCGAAACAACTATGTGACCTGGATCGAACCTTTGAAATTCTTCGACCTCAAACAAGGGGTCGCGCGCTTTGAGGTGCCCACCTCCTTTTTCGGTGATTGGGTCTCGCGCAATTTCTCGGATCACATCCGCGCCCAGATGAACACCGCCGGTGCACAGGTCGACCGGGTGGAATTTTCTGTGGCAAACCGCCCCGCCGCGCCCGAGGCACCCGCCGCCCGCCCCGTGGCTGCGGCGCAGCGGGCCAAGCAACCCGCCCGTGGCACCGACCATGATGAGGTGCCCGGCGCACCGCTCGACGCGCGCTTCACCTTCGACACCTTCGTCGTGGGCAAACCCAACGAACTGGCCCATGCGGCTGCCCGTCGCGTCGCCGAAGGCGGCCCCGTCAGCTTCAACCCGCTGTTTCTTTATGGCGGCGTCGGCCTCGGCAAGACGCACCTGATGCACGCCATCGCCCATGAACTGCAAACCCGCCAGCCGCACCTGCGCGTGCTTTACCTGTCGGCCGAACAATTCATGTATCGCTTCGTTCAGGCACTGCGCGAACGTCAGATCATGGATTTCAAGGAACTGTTCCGTTCCGTCGATGTCCTGATGGTCGATGATGTGCAATTCATCGCGGGCAAGGATTCCACGCAAGAGGAATTCTTCCACACGTTCAACGCGCTGGTCGATCAGAACAAGCAGATTGTCATCTCTGCCGACCGGGCGCCGGGCGAAATCAAGGATCTTGAGGATCGCATCAAATCCCGCCTGCAATGCGGTCTGGTGGTCGATCTGCATCCCACCGATTACGAACTCCGTCTCGGCATCCTGCAACAGAAGGTGGAACTCTATCGCAGCCAGTATCGCGGTCTCGTTCTGGCCGATGGCGTGCTGGAATTTCTTGCCCACCGCATCACCACCAATGTCCGCGTCCTCGAAGGTGCGCTGACGCGCCTCTTCGCTTTCGCCTCGCTGGTAGGCCGCGAAATCACGCTGGAACTGGCACAGGATTGCCTGGCCGATATCCTCCGCGCTTCGGATCGCAAACTGACGATCGAGGAAATTCAGCGCAAGGTCGCCGAACATTACAACATCCGCCTGTCCGACATGATCGGTCCCAAGCGTGTGCGCACCATCGCCCGCCCGCGCCAGATCGCCATGTATCTGGCCAAGCAGCTAACGCCGCGCAGCCTGCCGGAAATCGGCCGCCGCTTTGGTGGGCGTGACCACACCACCATCATGCATGGTGTGCGCAAGATCGAAGAATTGATGGCAACCGACAGCCAGCTGAACGACGATCTGCAAATGCTTCGTCGTCAGCTTCAGGGCTGA
- the ubiB gene encoding 2-polyprenylphenol 6-hydroxylase, with protein sequence MRGPHNIWRLIRTGATLERTGAMAVVLEAFRAPPSIRIAARLLGWPFKWLGLRGDPALPPATRALTALGPAYIKFGQILSTRPDVVGDELAEQLKYLQDQLPPFPRDVAKTMIEAELEVPVDQVFSEFSEPVAAASIAQVHRARLADTGEEVAVKVLRPGIERAFRKDIDAFYLIARTIEIVAPSARRLRPMDVIAHFEGVVMGELDLRLESSAAAEFAANTEKDEGFRVPRPVWALSGRTVMTLGWAEGIGMNDNAAIDAAGLDRKVLAARVLSLFLNHALRDGFFHADMHQGNLKVGLDGAIIAYDFGIMGRIDEYTRRVYAEILMGFIRKDYRRVAEVHFEAGYVPADRDIDEFARALRAVGEPIFGMDASRISMARLLAYLFDVTERFGMQTRTELILLQRTMVVVEGVARSLDPHINIWQVARPVVENYIAKNIGPAALLRDLVQTARVLSRFGPKLPRMVEAALIAQAEPSRPLAPPRRRSRWYLIPLGVLVFAAGIGLGALL encoded by the coding sequence GTGAGGGGACCGCATAACATCTGGCGTCTGATCCGCACCGGCGCGACGCTGGAGCGTACGGGCGCGATGGCCGTGGTGCTGGAGGCGTTTCGGGCGCCGCCGTCGATTCGCATCGCGGCGCGGCTGCTGGGGTGGCCGTTCAAGTGGCTGGGCCTGCGCGGCGATCCGGCGCTGCCGCCTGCGACGCGGGCGCTGACAGCGTTGGGGCCAGCCTATATCAAGTTCGGGCAGATCCTTTCCACCCGCCCGGATGTAGTGGGCGACGAACTGGCCGAGCAGTTGAAATATCTGCAGGACCAGTTGCCCCCGTTTCCGCGGGACGTGGCGAAGACGATGATCGAGGCCGAGCTTGAAGTGCCGGTCGATCAGGTGTTTTCCGAATTCTCCGAGCCAGTCGCGGCAGCATCCATCGCGCAGGTGCATCGGGCACGGTTGGCGGATACGGGCGAAGAAGTGGCGGTCAAGGTGCTGCGCCCGGGCATCGAGCGGGCGTTTCGCAAGGATATTGATGCCTTCTACCTGATCGCGCGGACGATCGAGATTGTGGCCCCCTCGGCGCGGCGGTTGCGGCCCATGGATGTGATCGCGCATTTCGAAGGCGTGGTCATGGGCGAGTTGGACCTGCGGCTGGAATCATCCGCCGCAGCCGAGTTTGCGGCGAACACCGAAAAGGATGAAGGGTTCCGCGTGCCAAGGCCCGTTTGGGCGCTGTCAGGGCGGACAGTGATGACGCTCGGTTGGGCCGAAGGCATCGGGATGAATGACAACGCCGCGATTGATGCGGCGGGGCTGGACCGCAAGGTTCTGGCGGCAAGGGTGCTGTCACTGTTCCTGAACCATGCTCTGCGGGATGGGTTCTTTCATGCCGACATGCATCAGGGGAACCTGAAGGTGGGGCTGGACGGGGCGATCATCGCCTATGATTTCGGGATCATGGGGCGGATCGACGAGTATACGCGCCGCGTCTATGCCGAGATTCTGATGGGGTTCATCCGCAAGGATTACCGCCGCGTGGCCGAGGTGCATTTCGAGGCGGGCTATGTGCCTGCGGATCGTGACATCGATGAATTTGCCCGCGCGCTGCGGGCGGTCGGTGAGCCGATCTTTGGCATGGATGCCAGCCGGATTTCGATGGCGCGGCTGCTGGCCTATCTGTTTGATGTGACGGAGCGCTTCGGGATGCAGACGCGGACCGAACTGATCCTGTTGCAGCGGACGATGGTGGTGGTCGAAGGCGTGGCGCGGTCGCTGGACCCGCATATCAATATCTGGCAGGTCGCGCGCCCGGTGGTGGAGAATTACATCGCCAAGAATATCGGACCGGCGGCCCTGCTGCGGGATCTGGTGCAGACGGCGCGGGTGTTGAGCCGGTTCGGGCCGAAACTGCCGCGGATGGTGGAAGCCGCGCTGATCGCGCAGGCCGAACCGTCGCGCCCCTTGGCGCCACCAAGGCGGCGGTCGCGATGGTACCTTATCCCGCTGGGGGTTCTGGTGTTTGCGGCAGGGATCGGGCTGGGCGCGCTGCTCTAG